In Paenibacillus sp. FSL R7-0345, a single window of DNA contains:
- a CDS encoding APC family permease: protein MNNTITLKRDLSLSHVVTMGLAWMSPMIFFTSFGVLHDSSGGMLLAAYALAFIAILFTATSYGQMARAFPVSGSAYTYVSKAMNPFLGFLVGWAILLDYLFSCIVAVLMFGVNLNAQFPSVPSSIWIILLTLIVMIINVIGIKPLANISKLFVLMQILFIAGFCALLVYKALEGGVTTDLNPLAAQEGVSFSAILAGASLVCFSFLGFDSITTMAEETKDPKKTIPRAILLIVLSAGVMYFVTAYLIQLTAPGFSYVNVDSAGYELMQNIGGSLLAGIFTFVIIFSILSQGLSSMTTVTRLLFVMGRTSLLPQRFASVHPKFRTPVFNIVLMSIVSLSALFISLETAIKFVSFGALTAFLFVNLSVIAHYMIRLKQRSPRDILFRFICPLLGAGFVLYLIALLDSASLILGAGWLAAGLIYYGIRRFVYNAKENPAHIIKESPAEDLVV, encoded by the coding sequence ATGAATAATACGATCACGCTTAAACGAGATTTATCACTGTCTCACGTCGTTACGATGGGACTTGCGTGGATGTCGCCGATGATTTTTTTCACCAGCTTCGGAGTGCTGCACGATAGTTCAGGAGGCATGCTCCTGGCAGCCTATGCTCTCGCCTTTATCGCCATTCTGTTCACGGCGACCAGCTACGGCCAGATGGCCCGGGCTTTTCCGGTATCAGGCTCGGCTTACACGTACGTCTCCAAGGCAATGAATCCGTTTCTCGGCTTCCTGGTCGGCTGGGCGATCCTGCTCGATTATTTATTTTCCTGCATCGTTGCTGTCCTTATGTTCGGCGTCAATCTGAATGCCCAGTTCCCCTCCGTTCCTTCCTCAATTTGGATCATTCTGCTGACGCTAATTGTGATGATTATTAATGTAATCGGCATTAAGCCGCTGGCCAATATCAGCAAACTTTTCGTACTTATGCAAATCCTTTTTATCGCCGGCTTTTGTGCGCTGCTGGTTTATAAAGCGCTGGAGGGCGGTGTTACCACAGACCTGAATCCATTAGCCGCCCAGGAAGGAGTATCCTTCTCTGCCATTTTGGCCGGAGCCTCTCTCGTATGCTTTTCGTTCCTCGGGTTTGATTCCATTACGACCATGGCAGAGGAAACAAAAGACCCGAAGAAAACCATCCCCCGGGCCATTCTGTTAATCGTCCTGTCTGCAGGCGTCATGTATTTTGTTACAGCTTACCTGATCCAGCTGACTGCTCCCGGCTTCTCCTACGTGAATGTGGATTCTGCCGGATATGAGCTGATGCAGAATATCGGAGGCAGCCTGCTGGCCGGTATATTCACCTTTGTTATTATCTTCTCCATCCTGTCGCAAGGGCTCTCCTCCATGACCACCGTCACACGGCTGCTGTTCGTCATGGGCCGGACCTCGCTGCTGCCGCAAAGGTTCGCCTCCGTTCACCCGAAATTCCGCACTCCTGTTTTCAACATCGTGCTGATGAGCATCGTTTCCTTATCCGCACTCTTCATCAGCCTGGAGACTGCCATCAAGTTTGTCAGCTTCGGCGCTCTTACGGCGTTCCTGTTCGTCAACTTGTCCGTCATTGCCCATTACATGATCCGCCTGAAACAGCGTTCACCCCGGGATATCCTTTTCCGTTTCATCTGCCCGCTGTTGGGCGCAGGCTTCGTATTGTATCTGATCGCTCTGCTCGATTCCGCTTCGTTAATACTCGGTGCAGGCTGGTTAGCTGCAGGCCTTATATACTATGGAATCCGAAGATTTGTATATAACGCCAAGGAAAATCCGGCTCATATCATAAAAGAGAGTCCGGCTGAGGATTTGGTAGTCTGA
- a CDS encoding urea amidolyase associated protein UAAP1: MLSFTIQAGGKWSGRIAKGKLITLTANNDRANLSTLLFDAWQPAERYNMPDTLKAQHTAFLTAGNVLMSDQGKVLASIIRDSVGWHDPFGGYSTRQTTDGKYGLTRYQDQRNGWYRSGEENLIVELYRHQLLPRDLMPPVNFFSKVICELDGSMHYVPQLAAGRSVTLRTETDVLLVCSNTPNPLDPGSAYPDAAILVEISHAEAVKDDDLCVTHCPENRRAFENTWNVHTLLRGANL, from the coding sequence ATGCTTTCATTCACCATTCAAGCCGGGGGCAAGTGGTCCGGCCGCATTGCCAAAGGGAAATTAATCACGCTGACTGCCAATAATGACCGTGCCAATCTGTCCACTCTCTTGTTCGATGCTTGGCAGCCTGCGGAACGGTATAACATGCCGGATACGCTCAAGGCGCAGCATACTGCCTTTTTGACGGCAGGCAATGTGCTGATGAGTGATCAGGGCAAGGTGCTTGCCTCGATCATCCGGGATTCGGTGGGCTGGCATGACCCTTTTGGCGGATATTCGACCAGACAGACCACAGACGGGAAATATGGGCTGACCCGCTATCAGGACCAGCGGAACGGCTGGTACCGCAGCGGTGAGGAAAATTTGATTGTGGAGCTCTACCGCCACCAATTGCTGCCGCGTGACTTAATGCCGCCGGTTAACTTTTTCTCAAAAGTGATTTGCGAGCTTGACGGCTCCATGCATTATGTTCCGCAGCTAGCCGCAGGGCGGTCAGTGACGCTCCGTACAGAAACAGATGTCCTGCTGGTCTGCTCCAATACGCCGAACCCGCTGGACCCCGGCTCTGCATATCCGGATGCGGCCATCCTCGTGGAGATAAGCCATGCGGAAGCGGTCAAGGACGATGATCTTTGTGTAACGCATTGCCCGGAGAACCGCAGAGCCTTTGAGAATACGTGGAATGTACATACTTTGCTGAGAGGAGCGAATCTGTAA
- a CDS encoding urea amidolyase associated protein UAAP2, translating to MTTYTFEPVLSRLNPEDAIYDSIIPAGEGWLHDLLPGQILRIVDLEGNQAVDTLFYSADDPGDHYSAVRTISSQQNLYLTTGSVLLAESGRELLKITADTCGRHDTIGGACSAQSNTVRYSHDTLPMHNCRDTFMLMLSGRPEYSKRDLAPNVNFFMNVPVTPEGELTFADGISGPGRYVELTALAPVTVLISNCPQLNNPCNAYNPTPAQVLIWNGKGGEGHV from the coding sequence ATGACAACCTACACATTTGAACCTGTATTAAGCAGACTGAATCCTGAAGATGCGATTTATGACAGTATTATTCCTGCTGGAGAAGGCTGGCTGCATGATCTGCTGCCGGGACAGATTTTAAGGATAGTGGATCTGGAGGGCAATCAGGCAGTAGATACCCTGTTTTATTCGGCAGATGACCCGGGCGACCATTACAGCGCGGTCCGGACCATTTCCAGCCAGCAGAATCTGTACCTGACAACGGGCTCTGTCTTGCTGGCAGAATCGGGACGTGAGCTGCTGAAAATTACCGCGGATACCTGCGGCCGCCACGATACGATTGGAGGAGCCTGCTCCGCCCAGAGCAATACAGTGCGGTATTCCCATGATACACTGCCGATGCATAACTGCCGGGATACGTTCATGCTGATGCTGTCGGGCCGCCCGGAATACTCCAAGCGTGATCTCGCTCCAAACGTAAACTTTTTCATGAACGTACCGGTGACGCCGGAGGGAGAACTGACTTTTGCCGACGGTATTTCAGGCCCCGGGCGTTACGTAGAGCTGACAGCTCTTGCTCCGGTTACTGTCCTGATCAGCAATTGTCCGCAGCTTAACAATCCGTGCAATGCCTATAATCCAACCCCGGCGCAGGTATTGATCTGGAATGGCAAAGGAGGGGAAGGCCATGTTTAA
- the uca gene encoding urea carboxylase, producing the protein MFKKVLIANRGAISVRIIRTLNRLGIASVAVYTETDRDSLHVEHADEALLIGEGPAKTSYLNAELILSKALEAGADAIHPGYGFLSENVAFAEACRANGIAFIGPDPENIRLFGLKHTARAMAEQAGVPLLPGTGLIDSLEEAVSKAGEIGYPVMLKSTAGGGGIGMRICSSETALIEAYDSVTRLAVANFNDGGVFLEKYIARARHIEVQIFGDGTGNAVALGERDCSVQRRNQKIIEETPAPLLPEETRQSMHESARKLAMEANYRNAGTVEFLYDALTGCYYFLEVNTRLQVEHGVTEEVFGVDLVEWMVLEAAGELGRLQGRVKKPQGHSLQVRLYAEDCHHDFRPSDGRIDGIVWPEDTRVETWIQPGLQVTTLYDPMLAKLIVHADTRDEAIQAMIASLEQLRVYGITTNQSYIAAFLATDDFCAGQVFTNMLGGYTPAEQAIEVLDGGVQTTVQDYPGRTGYWDIGVPPSGPMDTLAFRIGNRLLGNGEQAPGLEMTLRGGSYRFRGNIRFVLAGADMDARLDGRPVVPYTPVQAAAGAVLTLGESALGMRSYLLVAGGFDLPLTLGSASTFTLGGFGGYGGGALRPGCVLRVKSGAPLSQPEPVRPLPEISQPDLCREWVIGVIPGPHCTAEYLLAAYMEQLTETVWEVHFNSSRTGVRLIGPAPLWAREDGGDAGLHPSNIHDNAYAIGALDLTGDMPILLGPDGPSLGGFVCPVTTASAELWKIGQLRPGDKIRFKLITVEEAEQLRLAQELFLNKIGDGQNGTEELRVPTLPEQSSGQYMPLLAFEEQGRRFKIAVRCSGDENILVEYGDRELDLLYRFQVYVLMQAVKDSGRIPYIEMTPGIRSLQIHLDRTQITVKEAAAIVLEIDLHLPPLDTIEVPSRKVKLPLSWDDPATRLAIERYQQNVRPDAPWCPSNLEFIRRMNGLESIDEVADVVFNASYLVMGLGDVYLGAPVAVPLDPRHRLVTTKYNPARTWTPENAVGIGGAYLCVYGMEGPGGYQFVGRTVQMWNKFRETANFEPGKPWLLRFFDQISFYPVSEDELLQMREDFPRGAFTVEVEETTFNLGQYLAWLDTFDQEAAEFRSSQQSAFQQERELWKELGIAEHLAEAESAAGLDVNVLPEGSSGINSLMPGSVWKVIAEPGQRVQKGDTIIIEESMKMEFPQQAPFAGIIANVFVSPGDQVRAGDLIAAIYPEQEEAVS; encoded by the coding sequence ATGTTTAAGAAGGTACTGATTGCTAACCGCGGAGCCATTTCTGTACGGATTATCCGGACGCTCAACAGGCTGGGAATTGCCTCTGTTGCTGTCTACACTGAAACTGACCGTGACAGCCTGCATGTAGAGCATGCGGATGAGGCTCTGCTCATTGGCGAGGGTCCGGCGAAAACAAGCTATCTTAATGCGGAGCTTATTCTGAGTAAAGCGCTGGAGGCCGGCGCCGATGCGATTCATCCCGGTTACGGCTTCCTCAGCGAGAATGTGGCTTTTGCCGAAGCCTGCAGAGCGAACGGGATTGCTTTTATCGGACCGGACCCGGAGAATATCAGGCTGTTCGGCTTGAAACATACAGCACGGGCAATGGCAGAGCAGGCAGGCGTTCCGCTGCTACCCGGCACGGGGCTGATTGATAGTCTGGAGGAAGCTGTAAGCAAGGCAGGGGAGATCGGTTATCCGGTGATGCTGAAGAGTACGGCCGGCGGCGGCGGAATCGGCATGCGGATTTGTTCCAGTGAAACTGCATTAATAGAAGCTTATGATTCCGTAACCAGGCTGGCTGTGGCCAATTTCAATGACGGCGGCGTGTTTCTGGAAAAATATATCGCCCGTGCCCGGCATATCGAGGTGCAAATTTTCGGCGACGGTACCGGTAATGCGGTCGCGCTCGGCGAACGGGATTGCTCCGTCCAGCGCCGGAATCAGAAGATTATTGAGGAGACGCCTGCGCCGCTGCTGCCGGAGGAGACCCGCCAGTCGATGCATGAGAGTGCAAGGAAGCTGGCGATGGAAGCCAATTACCGCAATGCCGGAACTGTAGAGTTTCTCTATGATGCCCTCACCGGCTGCTACTATTTCCTTGAGGTGAACACCCGGCTGCAGGTAGAGCACGGAGTTACCGAGGAAGTGTTCGGGGTTGACCTCGTAGAGTGGATGGTGCTTGAGGCGGCAGGAGAGCTTGGCCGGCTGCAGGGTAGAGTGAAAAAGCCGCAGGGACACAGCCTGCAGGTACGGCTGTATGCAGAGGATTGCCACCATGATTTCAGGCCGAGTGACGGCCGGATCGATGGGATTGTATGGCCGGAAGACACAAGGGTAGAGACCTGGATTCAGCCGGGACTGCAGGTAACAACGTTATATGATCCGATGCTGGCGAAATTGATCGTGCATGCGGATACCCGCGACGAAGCCATTCAAGCGATGATTGCCAGCCTGGAGCAGCTACGTGTTTACGGAATTACAACCAACCAGTCCTACATTGCAGCATTTCTGGCAACGGATGATTTCTGCGCAGGCCAGGTATTTACGAATATGCTGGGCGGCTACACTCCTGCTGAACAGGCTATAGAGGTGCTGGATGGCGGTGTTCAGACGACAGTGCAGGATTATCCCGGCCGGACCGGCTACTGGGACATCGGTGTCCCGCCGTCCGGTCCGATGGATACGCTGGCGTTCCGGATCGGCAACAGGCTGCTCGGGAACGGGGAGCAGGCTCCGGGCCTTGAGATGACGCTCCGCGGCGGAAGCTACCGGTTCCGTGGCAACATCCGGTTTGTGCTGGCCGGGGCGGATATGGATGCCCGGCTGGACGGCAGACCGGTTGTGCCATACACGCCGGTGCAAGCCGCTGCCGGTGCTGTGCTTACGCTCGGCGAGTCGGCGCTGGGGATGCGCAGCTACCTGCTTGTCGCCGGAGGCTTCGATCTGCCGCTGACACTCGGCAGCGCCTCAACCTTTACGCTAGGCGGCTTCGGCGGTTACGGCGGCGGCGCCCTGCGTCCGGGCTGCGTGCTTCGGGTCAAGTCCGGCGCTCCGCTTAGCCAACCGGAACCGGTGCGGCCGCTTCCTGAAATCTCGCAGCCGGATCTTTGCCGGGAATGGGTCATCGGGGTCATTCCCGGACCGCATTGCACAGCAGAATATCTGCTGGCAGCTTACATGGAACAGCTGACCGAAACGGTCTGGGAGGTGCATTTCAACAGCTCCCGCACAGGAGTGCGGCTCATCGGGCCGGCGCCGCTCTGGGCCCGGGAAGACGGGGGAGATGCCGGGCTGCATCCCTCCAACATCCACGACAATGCCTATGCCATCGGCGCGCTGGATTTAACCGGCGATATGCCGATTCTGCTCGGACCCGACGGCCCGAGTCTGGGCGGCTTTGTCTGCCCGGTAACGACGGCTTCAGCGGAGCTGTGGAAGATCGGCCAGCTGCGTCCGGGTGATAAAATCCGCTTCAAGCTGATAACCGTTGAGGAGGCTGAGCAGCTCAGGCTGGCTCAGGAACTCTTTTTAAATAAGATTGGGGATGGACAAAACGGGACAGAAGAGCTTAGGGTCCCAACACTGCCTGAGCAATCGAGCGGGCAATATATGCCGCTGCTGGCCTTTGAGGAACAAGGGCGCCGCTTCAAAATAGCGGTCCGCTGCTCCGGCGACGAGAATATTCTCGTAGAATACGGCGACCGTGAGCTGGATTTGCTGTACCGGTTTCAGGTCTACGTGCTGATGCAGGCTGTCAAGGACAGCGGCCGGATTCCGTATATCGAGATGACGCCGGGCATCCGTTCCCTGCAGATCCATCTGGACCGGACGCAGATCACAGTGAAGGAAGCAGCAGCGATTGTTCTTGAGATCGACCTCCATTTGCCGCCGCTGGATACAATCGAGGTGCCATCGCGCAAAGTGAAGCTTCCTTTATCCTGGGATGACCCTGCCACGCGGCTGGCCATTGAACGATACCAGCAGAACGTCAGACCTGACGCACCCTGGTGTCCGAGCAATCTGGAATTCATCCGCCGGATGAATGGCCTGGAATCGATCGATGAGGTCGCGGATGTCGTGTTTAATGCTTCTTATCTTGTTATGGGCCTAGGCGATGTTTATCTCGGCGCGCCGGTAGCGGTGCCGCTTGATCCGCGTCATCGTCTGGTGACAACCAAATACAACCCTGCCCGCACATGGACTCCTGAGAACGCAGTCGGGATCGGCGGCGCTTATCTCTGCGTATACGGCATGGAAGGACCGGGCGGTTATCAGTTCGTCGGCCGGACAGTGCAAATGTGGAATAAGTTCAGGGAGACGGCGAATTTTGAACCCGGCAAGCCATGGCTGCTGCGCTTCTTTGACCAGATTTCCTTCTACCCCGTGTCAGAGGATGAGCTTCTGCAGATGAGAGAGGACTTCCCGCGCGGAGCCTTCACGGTTGAAGTGGAAGAGACTACGTTTAATCTCGGGCAGTACTTGGCCTGGCTGGATACATTTGACCAGGAAGCAGCGGAATTCCGCAGTTCACAGCAGTCTGCTTTCCAGCAGGAGCGGGAGCTGTGGAAGGAGCTGGGGATCGCTGAGCACCTGGCTGAAGCAGAATCGGCGGCAGGATTGGATGTAAATGTGCTCCCTGAAGGCAGCTCCGGTATTAACAGTCTGATGCCGGGCAGTGTATGGAAGGTGATCGCAGAGCCGGGCCAGCGGGTACAGAAGGGCGATACTATTATAATAGAAGAAAGTATGAAAATGGAGTTCCCTCAGCAGGCGCCGTTTGCCGGTATTATTGCTAATGTGTTCGTATCACCGGGGGACCAGGTTCGTGCTGGCGATCTTATCGCGGCCATCTATCCGGAACAAGAGGAGGCGGTATCATGA
- the atzF gene encoding allophanate hydrolase, which produces MSINNVPVQLTISALQKGYRSGRFTLSEVISVIVERSKRDENKAVWILPPSLERLQPYLERLQQLDPQQFPLWGIPFAVKDNIEVAGWPVTAGCPDYAYVPDKHAVVIERLVAAGAIPVGKANLDQFATGLVGARSPYGATHNALRPELISGGSSSGSAVAVALGQAAFSLGTDTAGSGRVPAALNGLVGYKPAVGAWPSAGVIPACRSLDCVTVFAHSIEDAEAVDRQVRGHLPSDPYSADRPLGRAADPQVWLIPSAPLEFFGPYAAAYQQAWELAKQKLLNSGLNVQETDISLLQEAAAQLYEGPWVAERWADLADFIESHPGTALPVTESILRSGEKAEFTAASLFRSQHRIAGISSLVHELLKGAVLVLPTAGGTWTRGQVMADPVVTNSKMGLYTNHCNLLDLSAVSVPAGEAEEKLPFGITLFTVPEEEANLGAAARLFLSQSDNITVAVCGLHMRGMPLERQMLSLGAEFMEVAQTAPSYQLYRLPTTPPKPGLIRVPQDGASIELELWRMPAASFGKCTAMIPAPLGIGKVELSDGRLISGFLCEAYAAEQAEDITASGGWRAAVTASNARVLC; this is translated from the coding sequence ATGAGTATAAATAATGTGCCCGTACAGCTGACTATCAGTGCCCTGCAAAAGGGTTACCGGAGCGGCCGGTTCACTTTATCCGAGGTTATCTCCGTAATCGTTGAACGTTCAAAAAGGGATGAGAACAAAGCGGTCTGGATTTTGCCGCCTTCGCTGGAGCGGCTTCAGCCGTATCTGGAGCGCCTGCAGCAGCTGGACCCGCAGCAATTTCCGTTGTGGGGAATCCCCTTTGCTGTAAAAGATAACATTGAGGTCGCAGGCTGGCCGGTGACAGCCGGGTGCCCTGATTATGCCTACGTGCCGGATAAACACGCGGTTGTGATTGAACGGCTCGTTGCGGCGGGGGCCATCCCGGTAGGAAAAGCCAATCTGGACCAGTTCGCCACAGGGCTGGTTGGGGCGCGAAGCCCCTACGGAGCAACGCATAATGCGCTCCGGCCTGAGCTGATCAGCGGCGGCTCCAGCTCAGGCTCAGCCGTGGCCGTTGCACTAGGCCAGGCGGCCTTCTCGCTGGGAACTGATACAGCGGGCTCGGGCAGAGTTCCGGCAGCGTTGAACGGGCTGGTCGGCTACAAGCCGGCTGTCGGGGCCTGGCCTTCAGCAGGTGTTATCCCGGCCTGCCGCAGTCTCGATTGCGTAACGGTATTCGCGCACTCGATAGAAGATGCAGAAGCCGTCGACCGGCAGGTACGCGGTCATCTGCCGTCAGACCCCTACTCGGCTGACCGTCCGCTTGGACGTGCGGCAGATCCTCAGGTATGGCTGATTCCGTCAGCCCCGCTGGAATTCTTTGGCCCGTACGCCGCTGCCTATCAGCAAGCCTGGGAGCTTGCAAAGCAAAAATTGTTGAATTCCGGCCTGAATGTACAGGAGACGGATATCAGCCTGCTGCAGGAAGCGGCAGCGCAGCTTTATGAAGGGCCGTGGGTCGCCGAGAGATGGGCGGATTTAGCGGACTTTATTGAAAGTCATCCGGGCACTGCCCTTCCAGTCACGGAGAGCATTCTGCGTTCCGGTGAGAAAGCGGAATTTACCGCAGCTTCGCTGTTCCGCTCACAGCACCGGATAGCCGGGATCAGCAGCCTGGTCCACGAGCTGCTTAAAGGTGCGGTGCTGGTGCTGCCGACAGCAGGCGGAACCTGGACCCGCGGGCAGGTCATGGCCGATCCTGTCGTAACCAACAGCAAGATGGGACTCTACACGAATCATTGCAACCTGCTTGATCTGAGTGCCGTTTCGGTTCCGGCAGGTGAAGCGGAGGAGAAGCTGCCTTTCGGCATTACACTGTTTACTGTGCCGGAAGAGGAAGCTAATCTTGGAGCGGCAGCCCGCCTGTTTCTGAGCCAATCGGATAACATCACGGTCGCGGTCTGCGGACTCCATATGCGCGGCATGCCGCTGGAACGGCAAATGCTTAGCCTCGGAGCTGAGTTCATGGAGGTAGCGCAAACAGCGCCGTCGTATCAGTTGTATAGGCTCCCGACTACACCTCCTAAGCCAGGACTCATCCGTGTGCCGCAAGACGGTGCTTCGATCGAATTAGAGCTGTGGAGAATGCCGGCAGCATCCTTTGGAAAATGTACAGCCATGATACCGGCTCCGCTTGGCATCGGCAAGGTAGAGCTCTCAGATGGACGGCTTATATCCGGGTTTCTGTGCGAGGCTTATGCCGCAGAGCAGGCGGAAGATATTACAGCAAGCGGGGGCTGGAGGGCAGCTGTGACAGCCTCAAATGCCCGGGTGCTCTGCTGA
- a CDS encoding PadR family transcriptional regulator, translating to MLKGVLEGCVLEIISRQDTYGYEITRQLNALGFADVVEGTVYTILIRLEKNKLVDTTKKPSELGPPRKFFAINDAGREVLQKFWDKWEFVSSKMNELKGREQ from the coding sequence ATGCTCAAAGGCGTGCTTGAGGGCTGTGTTCTGGAGATTATAAGCCGCCAAGATACCTATGGCTACGAAATTACACGGCAGCTGAATGCCCTCGGCTTCGCAGATGTTGTGGAGGGAACGGTATACACCATCCTGATCCGGCTTGAAAAAAACAAGCTGGTGGATACCACCAAGAAGCCCTCCGAACTGGGGCCGCCGCGGAAGTTTTTTGCCATTAATGATGCGGGGCGCGAGGTGCTGCAGAAGTTCTGGGATAAATGGGAGTTCGTCTCATCGAAAATGAATGAGCTAAAGGGGAGAGAACAATGA
- a CDS encoding DUF1048 domain-containing protein, with the protein MNFWDKITGRDMTKEFIAFESRVKELPADYQAAWESIKTNLWPHSDFSGRNLMPVFDGVLGLLEIAAADGQSVHEVLGDDIKGFCAALAGEEGAKSYRDKWREQLNHNIAKKLGK; encoded by the coding sequence ATGAACTTTTGGGATAAGATTACCGGCAGAGATATGACAAAGGAATTTATAGCGTTTGAATCACGGGTAAAAGAGCTCCCGGCGGATTATCAGGCGGCCTGGGAGTCCATTAAAACCAATCTTTGGCCGCATTCGGATTTCAGCGGCCGCAACCTGATGCCGGTCTTTGACGGTGTGCTCGGCCTGCTGGAAATAGCGGCAGCGGATGGCCAGAGTGTCCATGAGGTTTTGGGTGACGATATCAAAGGGTTCTGTGCAGCACTGGCAGGCGAAGAAGGCGCGAAGTCTTACCGCGACAAGTGGCGCGAGCAGCTTAATCATAATATAGCCAAAAAATTAGGCAAATAG